The genome window GACGACGTTCTCCGCGTCGATCACGCCTTGGATCGCGGCGGCAATTTCGGGCCGGGTTTTCTTGTAGAGTCGTTCCAGAACCCAGGCGAGTTCGCACAGTGAATGCACGCTGATGGCAACGTGGCTTGCGCTTTCCATCGCCTCGACGGCGGCGAGGCCCTGCGCTTCGTCGTCCGCCAGAACCAGGCGCAGCAAGACGTTCGTGTCGGCCGTGATCTTCATTTACCGTCCAGACCGGCCACACCCGCAGCAGCGCCCGCTTCCGCGATAGCGTCGTTGATTTCCTCGATCGTGAACCGGGGACCGTCGCCCTTCCCCTTGAGCATCCCGTGCAGCGCCCGCCACGAACCCTTTGGCTGGTCCGCTTTCAGTTCCGCCCGCCCATCGGGCAGCAGGTCGAGCCTGATCTTGCCACCGGGCTGGATGCCGAGATGTTTCAGAATATCCTTCCGAAACGTCACCTGGCCCCGCGTGGTCACGCTTAATGTCGTCATGGTCATTACCTCCATATCAAGACAGGGTAATGCAGAAACGCATTATTTTCAAGGCCCAAATCCTGATAGCCAATAATAATAAGCGACTAAGCGATTAAGCGCCTGCCGCTGGCGCTGCACCGTGGCTCTACTCGCTTCGCTCCCCAAGCCCGCAAGCGGTCTTGGCCCAAGGTGACGATCCACATGGCGGGCGAGATCGCTGCGCGGATCTCGCGGGCGATGTGCCGGCGTGCGCCGGCGTCGATGTTCGTTTGAAGGGGGAAAGACGGTCCCGGCCGCCTCTCCCCCGCAACGGGATTAGACGGGGCCGTGCCTCGCTGCGCTGCGGCCGCTCCACCCCCGTCGAATCCCGCTGCCCCCCTCTCTCGCCGGCGTTCTTGGGCGTCCGTGTTCCGGCCGATGGCATGGCCATCGCCGGACAGGCGATTTGAAGGGAGTAGAAGGTATGACGCAGGACAACCGCGAAAGCTGGCTCAACCGGGTGGCGGCGGGCATGGCTCCGCTGTTCGAGGCGCTGAACGCCCCCCTGCCCGACCGCGTGCGCGTGGCGATCGGCTTCACCAGCAGGGGAGCCAAGGGCAAGGCGATCGGCGAGTGCTGGGATAATCGGTTGAGCGCGGACGGGCATTTTGAAATCTTCATCCGGCCCGACCTGGCGCACGCCCCCGATGCGATGCCGGCGCAGATCGCGGCCATCCTCGCGCATGAGCTGGTCCATGCCGCCGTCGGCATCCCGGCAGGGCATGGGAAGGCGTTTAAACGGGTCGCGTTGGGGCTGGGGCTGGTCGGGCCGATGCGCGCCACCACCCCCGGAGAGGCGTTCCTTGCGGCGGTCGCGCCGATCCTGGCCGATGCTGGCCCCCTCCCCCATGCCCGTCTCGACACGGACGGGGAGTCGACCGCGCCCAAGAAGCAGAAAGCCCGGATGCTCAAATGCGAGTGTGCGGAGTGCGGCTATACGGTCAGGACCGCGCGCAAATGGCTGGAACAGGCCGGAGCGCCGCTTTGCCCGATCGAGGATCACGGCCAGATGAGCCATGAGCCGCTGGACGACGACGAGGGCGGCGATCCGGATGACGCGGGATAACCGCGCCGATTATAGGCTGCGTTCGCTATGCGCTTAATAATAAGCGACTAAGCGGTTAAGCGAACGCGGGGGCCGGATGGGCTTCCTGTGACAAGGGCAGGAACGGCGACACGGCGGCCAAAGCCTGCGCGATATAGGCATCCTTCTCACCCACCGGCGCGACGTAGTGGATCGCTTCGCGCGCATCGGCGATCGTCGCGAGGCGGGCGATGAGCCAGGTTGCGAGGTATTGCGATGCCAAGCAGCCCCCGGCGGTCGCGACATTGCCATGCGCGACAAAGGGCGCGTCCAGAACGTCAACGCCCGCCTCTATGACCCAGGGTTTCGTCGTCAGATCGGTGCAGGCGGGCAGGTCGCCGATCAGGCCGAGCTTGGCGAGCAGCAGCGTTCCCGAACATTGCGCGCCAATGAGCTGGCGCGAGGGATCGAGGGCGATACGTGCCAGCAAGTCGCGATCGGCGGCGATCTCGCGCGTCTTGATGCCGCTGCCGATCAGCACGGCGTCGGCTTCCGAGGCGAACTCAAGCGGCTTTTGACGCTGGACCGTGACCCCGTTCATGGACGTGACTTCGGACGTGGGCGAGGTGATATGCGCCGCCCAGCCTTGCGCCTTCATGCGGTTCACGATCGCGGCTGCGACGAACGAGTCCAGCTCGTTGAAGCCGTCGAATGTGAGAACCGCGATTTGCACTGGAAC of Sphingobium sp. TKS contains these proteins:
- a CDS encoding type II toxin-antitoxin system VapC family toxin, giving the protein MKITADTNVLLRLVLADDEAQGLAAVEAMESASHVAISVHSLCELAWVLERLYKKTRPEIAAAIQGVIDAENVVVNRPAVEAGLAILDAGGDFADGVIAFDGRFHGGETFVSFDKTAVKLLKGQGAAALLLK
- a CDS encoding AbrB/MazE/SpoVT family DNA-binding domain-containing protein, producing MTTLSVTTRGQVTFRKDILKHLGIQPGGKIRLDLLPDGRAELKADQPKGSWRALHGMLKGKGDGPRFTIEEINDAIAEAGAAAGVAGLDGK
- a CDS encoding DJ-1/PfpI family protein; protein product: MQIAVLTFDGFNELDSFVAAAIVNRMKAQGWAAHITSPTSEVTSMNGVTVQRQKPLEFASEADAVLIGSGIKTREIAADRDLLARIALDPSRQLIGAQCSGTLLLAKLGLIGDLPACTDLTTKPWVIEAGVDVLDAPFVAHGNVATAGGCLASQYLATWLIARLATIADAREAIHYVAPVGEKDAYIAQALAAVSPFLPLSQEAHPAPAFA
- a CDS encoding transcription elongation protein SprT, producing MTQDNRESWLNRVAAGMAPLFEALNAPLPDRVRVAIGFTSRGAKGKAIGECWDNRLSADGHFEIFIRPDLAHAPDAMPAQIAAILAHELVHAAVGIPAGHGKAFKRVALGLGLVGPMRATTPGEAFLAAVAPILADAGPLPHARLDTDGESTAPKKQKARMLKCECAECGYTVRTARKWLEQAGAPLCPIEDHGQMSHEPLDDDEGGDPDDAG